One window from the genome of Bradyrhizobium xenonodulans encodes:
- a CDS encoding pyridoxal phosphate-dependent aminotransferase has protein sequence MRYASRIRQMTSKASKAWDIHFIALEKRARGERAILLTVGNTDFASPEPAVAAVHKSLAAGRTHYSTSADSRPLREVIARCHAHKTGQMLDADQVVITVGAQNALLSAALCLVEPGDEVLVPEPMYVTYPDTIAVAGGEIIAIHSPAGNRFHPLVDDLEAAVGPRTRAIFLATPNNPTGAVYTREELSAIAALCHNRDLWLVSDEVYGEFVYEGRHFSPSILPGMAERTITIGSLSKSHAMPGWRLGWMIGPQEFANHANQIAFCSTYGVPTFLQDAAIAALERFPHGVPELQAAYRRRRDRLCDRMKSAPLLCCHRPEGGMFVMLDVRATGLSAYDFASGLVLEEGVAILPADDFGHSATGCLRINLGVADAEIDEAALRLSRYAERICQHKAVT, from the coding sequence ATGCGTTACGCCTCCCGAATCCGCCAGATGACCAGTAAGGCGTCGAAAGCCTGGGACATACATTTCATCGCTCTCGAAAAACGCGCCCGTGGCGAGCGAGCGATTCTGCTGACGGTTGGCAATACGGATTTTGCCAGTCCCGAGCCGGCTGTCGCTGCTGTGCATAAAAGCCTCGCAGCGGGACGGACCCATTACAGCACCAGTGCGGACAGCCGCCCCCTCCGTGAAGTGATCGCGCGGTGTCATGCCCACAAGACTGGCCAGATGCTAGATGCTGACCAGGTAGTTATTACGGTCGGCGCACAAAACGCGCTGCTCAGTGCGGCCCTCTGCCTTGTGGAGCCGGGGGACGAGGTGTTGGTGCCAGAACCCATGTATGTCACCTACCCCGACACCATCGCCGTGGCTGGCGGTGAGATCATCGCTATCCACTCGCCAGCAGGAAACCGCTTCCACCCACTGGTCGACGATTTGGAAGCGGCTGTCGGCCCGCGCACCCGCGCGATCTTTTTGGCGACACCCAATAACCCGACTGGCGCGGTGTATACGCGAGAGGAACTGTCCGCCATAGCGGCCTTGTGCCACAATCGCGATCTCTGGCTCGTTTCGGACGAGGTTTACGGCGAGTTTGTCTACGAGGGCCGACATTTCTCGCCCTCTATCCTGCCTGGCATGGCGGAGCGTACAATCACCATCGGCAGTCTTTCCAAATCTCATGCGATGCCCGGCTGGCGGCTCGGTTGGATGATCGGTCCGCAGGAATTTGCAAATCATGCCAATCAAATAGCCTTCTGCTCGACCTACGGCGTTCCGACCTTTCTGCAGGACGCAGCAATCGCAGCGCTGGAACGGTTTCCGCACGGCGTCCCCGAATTACAAGCGGCCTATCGTCGCCGCCGCGATCGGCTATGCGATCGGATGAAATCCGCTCCCCTTCTGTGCTGCCACCGGCCGGAAGGCGGCATGTTTGTGATGCTGGATGTGCGCGCCACCGGTCTATCAGCCTATGACTTCGCCAGCGGCCTAGTACTCGAAGAGGGAGTGGCGATCTTACCCGCGGATGACTTTGGCCACAGCGCGACTGGCTGCTTGCGCATCAATCTCGGCGTCGCCGACGCAGAGATCGACGAGGCGGCCCTGCGCCTATCGCGCTACGCCGAGCGAATATGCCAGCATAAGGCGGTCACCTGA
- a CDS encoding Ldh family oxidoreductase: MNAIENPARDRLDKERRFSVVMADRLTRICAALLQAAGASQEEAQSVAAGCVSANLTGHDSHGVIAIPTYIDWIKRGNIVPGAEWTIVKESSTTAVIDGHWGFGFHVNAKAMALTIEKAKTANVAACAVFQQSHVGRLAAYPLMAASAGMIGLAAANSGPSPKFVAPFGGREARLGTNPISIAVPSDLEAPFLLDMATSAAALGKIELAIARGEEIPKGWIIDAEGRPTTDPRDYRKGGTLLPLGGSEGYKGSGLAAMVEVMCRLLTGPGFGAEPDSPHNNSCFMAAFNVAAFRPLEKFKKDVAEFAFYLKSTPSSEGSSGVFYPGEIGHLREQERTANGIEIEEATWEKLRALARDYGLAGALDLA; this comes from the coding sequence ATGAATGCAATCGAGAACCCAGCGCGCGACAGGCTGGATAAGGAACGTCGCTTTTCAGTCGTAATGGCCGATCGTCTCACCCGCATCTGTGCGGCGCTACTGCAAGCTGCGGGCGCCTCGCAGGAGGAGGCGCAATCGGTCGCCGCCGGCTGCGTCAGCGCCAACCTAACCGGCCACGACTCCCATGGAGTCATCGCCATTCCGACCTATATCGACTGGATCAAGAGGGGGAATATCGTGCCGGGCGCGGAGTGGACCATCGTAAAGGAATCCTCCACCACTGCCGTCATCGACGGGCATTGGGGCTTCGGCTTTCACGTTAACGCCAAAGCGATGGCGCTTACGATAGAAAAGGCAAAGACCGCGAATGTCGCGGCATGCGCCGTGTTCCAGCAAAGCCATGTCGGGCGGCTAGCCGCATATCCCTTGATGGCAGCAAGCGCGGGTATGATCGGCCTCGCGGCCGCTAATTCTGGCCCTTCGCCCAAGTTTGTCGCGCCCTTCGGCGGACGCGAAGCGCGGCTCGGTACCAACCCAATTTCGATCGCGGTGCCCTCCGATCTCGAGGCCCCATTCCTACTCGACATGGCGACCTCCGCAGCCGCCCTCGGCAAGATCGAACTGGCGATCGCGCGCGGGGAGGAAATTCCCAAGGGATGGATCATCGATGCCGAGGGACGGCCCACCACAGATCCCCGCGATTACCGCAAAGGTGGAACGCTTCTGCCGCTCGGCGGCAGCGAGGGGTACAAAGGGAGTGGGCTCGCCGCGATGGTGGAAGTGATGTGCAGGCTGCTGACCGGCCCTGGCTTCGGAGCCGAGCCCGACAGCCCGCACAACAACAGTTGCTTCATGGCCGCATTCAATGTGGCTGCGTTCCGCCCACTTGAGAAATTCAAAAAAGATGTCGCCGAGTTTGCGTTTTACCTGAAATCGACACCGTCGTCCGAAGGTTCATCCGGCGTATTCTACCCTGGTGAAATCGGGCATTTGCGCGAGCAGGAACGTACGGCAAACGGTATCGAAATTGAGGAAGCTACCTGGGAGAAACTGCGCGCGCTTGCGCGTGATTATGGGCTTGCCGGCGCACTTGATCTCGCTTGA